A genome region from Sphingobacteriaceae bacterium GW460-11-11-14-LB5 includes the following:
- a CDS encoding proline dehydrogenase, which produces MDLSPNKQPNFDNTEVAFRQKTNGELKKAYWLFKMIGSNFLTKVGPAITNFFLNIGLPIQGAIKATIFQQFCGGETIAECDKAIEQLHKGGVGTILDYSVEGEEEEQVFDETCAEIIRTIMRADGDVKIPITVFKITGIGRFALLQKLDAKETLNASEKAEYEKVKQRCEKICQTAFDKGVPIMIDAEETWIQDTIDELALDMMRKFNRERIIVYNTYQMYRHDKLADMKADHLIAKADGFILGVKMVRGAYMEKERKRAAEMGYPSPIQPDKAASDRDYNESLRYCVDHIEEIAIVAGTHNEDSSRLLTYLLEEKNITHNHPHVYFAQLLGMSDNLSFNLADSNYNVAKYVPYGPIKAVMPYLFRRAQENTSVAGQTGRELGLIERELKRRKL; this is translated from the coding sequence ATGGATTTATCCCCCAACAAGCAACCAAATTTCGATAATACGGAAGTCGCTTTCCGACAAAAAACAAACGGCGAACTAAAAAAAGCTTACTGGCTTTTTAAAATGATTGGCAGTAATTTTCTTACCAAAGTTGGTCCTGCCATTACCAATTTCTTTTTAAATATCGGTTTACCCATTCAGGGCGCAATAAAAGCAACTATCTTTCAGCAATTTTGTGGTGGCGAAACCATTGCCGAATGTGATAAAGCCATTGAACAATTACATAAAGGTGGTGTAGGTACCATTTTAGATTATTCGGTAGAAGGAGAAGAAGAAGAGCAGGTTTTTGATGAAACCTGTGCCGAAATTATCCGCACCATTATGCGCGCTGATGGCGATGTCAAAATCCCGATTACCGTTTTCAAAATCACCGGAATTGGTCGTTTTGCCTTGTTGCAGAAATTGGACGCTAAAGAAACGCTAAATGCCAGCGAAAAAGCTGAGTACGAAAAGGTGAAACAACGTTGCGAGAAGATTTGCCAGACCGCTTTCGATAAAGGGGTTCCCATTATGATCGATGCGGAAGAAACCTGGATTCAGGATACAATTGATGAATTGGCCCTGGATATGATGCGTAAATTTAACCGTGAACGCATTATTGTTTACAATACCTATCAAATGTACCGTCATGATAAGCTGGCCGATATGAAAGCTGATCATTTAATTGCTAAAGCAGATGGTTTTATTCTCGGTGTGAAAATGGTTCGTGGGGCCTACATGGAAAAAGAACGTAAACGCGCAGCAGAAATGGGTTATCCTTCGCCAATTCAGCCAGATAAAGCAGCTTCAGACCGTGACTACAATGAGTCTTTGCGTTATTGTGTAGATCATATTGAAGAAATTGCCATTGTGGCCGGAACGCACAATGAAGATAGCAGCCGTTTATTGACATATCTTTTAGAGGAAAAGAATATTACACACAATCACCCGCATGTTTATTTTGCCCAGTTGTTGGGGATGAGCGATAACTTAAGCTTTAACCTTGCCGATTCGAATTATAATGTAGCCAAATATGTTCCTTATGGACCGATTAAAGCGGTAATGCCTTATTTGTTCAGAAGGGCACAAGAAAATACATCTGTTGCCGGACAAACAGGCCGTGAATTAGGTTTGATTGAAAGAGAATTAAAAAGAAGGAAACTGTAG
- a CDS encoding RNA-binding protein gives MIQFKLEGEFIPLIQLLKASGLVGSGGDAQTVVEDGLVKTNGEVEFRKRYKVRVGDIITFGENKIEVI, from the coding sequence ATGATACAATTCAAATTAGAAGGCGAATTTATTCCACTCATCCAGCTGTTAAAAGCAAGCGGATTGGTTGGCAGTGGCGGCGATGCCCAAACCGTTGTTGAAGATGGTTTAGTAAAAACAAACGGCGAGGTCGAATTCCGCAAACGTTATAAGGTTAGGGTTGGCGATATTATTACTTTTGGCGAAAACAAAATAGAAGTTATTTAA
- a CDS encoding sterol desaturase, producing the protein MKFTGSDISVVGLFGFVIVLTLVEMYFSYVHDRKLYTKRDTWTNIYLMTAAIVINLATKTGTFFLLQFCYQFRLFQIPNIWLYWFVLILAQDFLYWFLHTVGHYVRFFWAMHVTHHSSEHFNLTTGFRSTVFEPLYRVFFYLPLAFMGFTAVDILFAYLVTQIYGNLVHTQYNIKLPKWYGYIFVTPSHHRVHHASNVRYLDKNMGMVLILWDRWFGTFQEELPEDVVKYGLTTQPEDTGAVNIIFHEFVALSADVKKAPTFIDKVKYIFNPPGWSHDGSTKIAKIMQRELREEEEKRYEALQQNKVKGLNDRGELSSTG; encoded by the coding sequence ATGAAATTTACAGGAAGTGATATTTCTGTTGTTGGCCTGTTTGGTTTTGTAATCGTTTTAACCCTGGTTGAAATGTATTTCAGCTATGTGCACGACAGAAAATTATATACTAAACGCGATACCTGGACCAATATCTACCTGATGACGGCCGCTATTGTGATTAATTTAGCCACAAAAACAGGCACTTTTTTTCTATTGCAGTTCTGTTATCAATTCCGTTTGTTCCAAATTCCTAATATTTGGCTTTACTGGTTCGTTTTGATTTTAGCGCAAGACTTCCTGTATTGGTTTTTGCATACGGTTGGTCATTATGTACGCTTTTTCTGGGCCATGCATGTTACACACCACTCGTCTGAACATTTTAATTTAACCACTGGTTTCCGTTCAACTGTTTTCGAGCCATTGTACCGTGTTTTCTTTTATTTGCCACTGGCATTTATGGGTTTCACCGCGGTTGACATTCTTTTTGCTTACCTGGTGACCCAAATTTATGGTAATCTGGTGCATACGCAGTACAACATTAAACTTCCGAAATGGTACGGATATATTTTCGTTACCCCATCACATCACCGGGTGCACCACGCCAGCAATGTACGTTACCTTGACAAAAACATGGGCATGGTTTTAATCCTTTGGGATAGATGGTTCGGCACTTTCCAGGAGGAGTTACCTGAAGATGTGGTGAAGTACGGCTTAACAACCCAGCCTGAAGATACAGGTGCCGTTAACATTATTTTCCATGAGTTTGTTGCATTAAGTGCCGATGTTAAAAAAGCACCAACTTTTATAGATAAAGTGAAATACATTTTCAATCCGCCGGGTTGGAGCCATGATGGAAGCACCAAAATTGCTAAAATTATGCAGCGGGAATTACGTGAAGAGGAAGAGAAAAGGTATGAAGCGTTACAACAGAATAAAGTAAAAGGGCTCAACGACCGCGGAGAGTTAAGTTCTACCGGATAA
- a CDS encoding 3-dehydroquinate synthase, giving the protein MKPLTSAGHTLYFESSLAALKTLLESNKYSKVFVLADEHTSEICLPLFQSLLDDFSEFDLIETSAGEENKNIDFCIGIWKTLLDFEADRKSLMINLGGGVITDMGGFIASTYKRGIDFINVPTTLLSQVDASVGGKTGIDIDNVKNMVGTFTLPQMVFIETAFLKTLPQRELLSGFAEMIKHGLIYDKPYYEKLKESNYLTPSAEDIYRSVEIKNEVVTIDPHEKNLRKILNFGHTIGHAVEGYSLANDENPLTHGEAIAIGFVCEAALSIKNSTLTQAELKDISEYILSLYPKYHIKKESFDTLLELMQSDKKNEDGNILFSLLETTGKCTFNCRVSTADILSSLDYYNSL; this is encoded by the coding sequence ATGAAACCACTAACCAGCGCAGGTCACACCCTATATTTCGAAAGTAGTTTAGCCGCACTAAAAACACTTTTAGAAAGCAACAAATACAGTAAAGTTTTTGTACTTGCTGATGAGCATACCAGCGAAATCTGCTTACCGCTTTTTCAGTCGCTTTTAGATGATTTTTCTGAATTTGACCTGATCGAAACTTCGGCAGGTGAAGAAAACAAGAATATTGATTTTTGTATCGGCATCTGGAAAACGCTTTTAGATTTTGAGGCCGACCGCAAAAGTTTAATGATTAATTTAGGTGGCGGTGTAATTACCGATATGGGCGGATTTATTGCCTCTACCTACAAACGAGGTATCGATTTTATCAATGTACCTACTACCCTTTTATCGCAGGTTGATGCTTCGGTAGGTGGTAAAACAGGAATTGACATCGACAATGTAAAAAACATGGTGGGTACCTTTACCTTGCCACAAATGGTTTTTATCGAAACCGCATTCTTAAAAACATTGCCACAACGCGAGCTTTTATCGGGCTTTGCCGAAATGATTAAACATGGCTTGATTTATGATAAGCCCTATTACGAAAAGTTAAAAGAAAGCAACTACTTAACCCCTTCTGCTGAAGACATTTATCGATCTGTAGAAATTAAAAACGAAGTGGTTACCATCGATCCGCATGAGAAAAACCTGCGTAAGATTTTAAACTTCGGCCATACCATTGGGCATGCCGTTGAAGGTTATTCTTTGGCTAATGACGAAAATCCGCTAACGCATGGTGAAGCCATTGCTATCGGTTTTGTTTGTGAAGCTGCATTATCGATTAAAAACAGTACGTTAACACAAGCGGAACTGAAAGATATTAGTGAATATATTTTATCCTTATATCCTAAATACCACATCAAAAAAGAAAGCTTTGATACGCTTTTAGAATTGATGCAGAGTGATAAAAAGAATGAAGATGGAAACATTCTCTTTTCGCTTTTAGAAACAACAGGCAAATGCACGTTTAACTGCCGTGTAAGCACTGCCGATATTTTGAGCAGTTTAGATTATTATAACAGTTTATAA